A section of the Streptomyces sp. NBC_00178 genome encodes:
- a CDS encoding TetR/AcrR family transcriptional regulator: protein MTDQAAFQRARSVQAKRAREDAILDAARALGGRRGIRDVTLTDIATEVGMHKSALLRYFETREQIFLDLTAEGWREWSAALRTGLAEHEQATPGLVADAFAATLSARPLFCDLLAQAPLNLERNVSIEAVRTFKLGTLEEVDLIARELFRLLGLAEGQAVDTIATATGMAGALWQMATPGPRLRELYTSDPQLGHAVVELEPRLRRLLTALLTGLADEGRAGH, encoded by the coding sequence ATGACTGATCAGGCCGCCTTCCAGCGGGCACGCAGCGTCCAGGCCAAGCGTGCGCGCGAGGACGCGATCCTCGACGCGGCCCGCGCCCTTGGAGGCCGCCGCGGCATCCGGGACGTCACCCTCACCGACATCGCGACCGAGGTCGGCATGCACAAGTCGGCGTTGCTGCGCTACTTCGAGACGCGGGAGCAGATCTTCCTCGACCTCACCGCCGAGGGGTGGCGGGAATGGTCCGCCGCACTGCGCACGGGCCTCGCCGAGCACGAGCAGGCCACACCCGGCCTGGTCGCGGACGCCTTCGCCGCCACGCTGTCCGCCCGCCCGCTGTTCTGCGACCTGCTCGCACAGGCGCCCCTGAACCTGGAGCGCAACGTGTCCATCGAGGCGGTACGCACCTTCAAACTCGGCACGCTCGAGGAGGTCGACCTGATAGCCCGCGAGCTGTTCCGGCTGCTCGGCCTGGCCGAAGGGCAGGCGGTCGACACGATCGCCACCGCAACCGGCATGGCCGGGGCCCTGTGGCAGATGGCCACGCCCGGCCCGCGCCTGCGCGAGCTCTACACGAGCGACCCGCAGCTCGGTCACGCCGTCGTCGAACTGGAACCCCGCCTGCGCCGCCTCCTCACCGCCCTGCTCACCGGCCTGGCCGACGAGGGCCGCGCGGGGCACTGA
- a CDS encoding SDR family NAD(P)-dependent oxidoreductase: protein MSNETAAVPGRGGEKQRVWFITGSSRGLGRSLATAALEAGDLVVATARRPQVLTEVFGAYGDRVFPLALDVTDPQAALDAVDAAVERFGRIDVLVNNAGYANVSPIETSDDADFRAQFETNFWGVYNVTKAALPILRRQGSGTVVQFSSIGGRVGGSPGIASYQAAKFAVDGFSRVLATEVAPFGVRVMVVEPSGFATDWAGSSMTVHDIPQAYDATVGEMNRRVRQNTAGAAGDPQRAAEIIVRTVHRDDVPSHLPLGVNAATMALDHSRRRTAAASAWEQVSRSADFDEPYPVDLP from the coding sequence ATGAGCAACGAAACGGCAGCCGTCCCGGGGCGCGGCGGCGAAAAGCAACGGGTCTGGTTCATCACTGGTTCGTCCCGCGGTCTCGGTCGCTCCCTGGCGACCGCCGCCCTGGAGGCGGGCGACCTCGTCGTGGCCACCGCCCGTCGCCCGCAGGTCCTCACCGAGGTGTTCGGGGCGTACGGCGACCGCGTGTTCCCCCTCGCCCTGGACGTCACGGATCCCCAGGCGGCACTCGATGCGGTCGACGCGGCGGTCGAGCGCTTCGGGCGCATCGACGTGCTGGTGAACAACGCGGGGTACGCGAACGTCTCGCCGATCGAGACCTCGGACGACGCCGACTTCCGTGCGCAGTTCGAGACCAACTTCTGGGGTGTGTACAACGTGACGAAGGCTGCTCTGCCGATCCTGCGCCGCCAGGGCTCTGGCACCGTCGTGCAGTTCTCGTCGATCGGCGGGCGCGTCGGCGGCTCGCCGGGCATCGCTTCCTACCAGGCGGCCAAGTTCGCGGTCGACGGTTTCAGCCGTGTCCTGGCGACGGAGGTCGCGCCCTTCGGTGTGCGGGTGATGGTCGTCGAACCGAGCGGCTTCGCCACCGACTGGGCGGGCTCGTCGATGACGGTGCACGACATTCCGCAGGCGTACGACGCGACGGTCGGCGAGATGAACCGTCGGGTCCGGCAGAACACGGCCGGCGCGGCCGGGGATCCGCAGCGCGCCGCCGAGATCATCGTTCGCACGGTCCACCGCGACGACGTGCCCAGCCACCTCCCCCTCGGTGTGAACGCGGCGACCATGGCCTTGGACCACTCCCGCCGCCGGACGGCCGCGGCGAGTGCCTGGGAACAGGTCAGCCGCTCGGCGGACTTTGACGAGCCCTATCCGGTGGACCTGCCCTGA